A genomic window from Arthrobacter globiformis includes:
- a CDS encoding sensor histidine kinase: MANLSGAVRTQRRSWLKPGTWHLRTRLVLVAMALLVAICAAIGLFSYASMDAFLTRQLDEQLTGAADRARDFGRPPLGASGNKPDPLEGRGQRVGTLAGRIQAGKVTAGFLASDATRKALSAADNQVLLDLRRDGVPVDRTLSTGAYRLVAAQTPYGDVMVTGLPLADKQSTLTSLVWTITIVSLGGLVLIGLAGTVLIRRTMKPLEQLSEVATQVSRLPLDAGEVALAVRVPPSNAHPGTEVGSVGHALNQMLDNVSNALEARQESEMKVRQFVADASHELRTPLTAIRGYTELMRMTEKFTPDGQRSLARVQSQSERMTALVEDLLLLARLDEGQPLKLSDVDLTQLVIETVSDEKVMAPDRAWHLDLPEEPVSVRGDASQLHQVLVNLLSNARKHTPPGTTVTTGVMRSADGSAVITVTDDGAGIPPEFVDKVFARFARADASRATPAQPPLAPASAAAKGSGAGGATAGMALHTAAAQGEAGVASAEGTSGLGLSIVQSIVEAHGGTVEVTSRPGRTEFAVRLPMQGAAPAS; this comes from the coding sequence GTGGCAAACCTTTCCGGTGCAGTTCGTACCCAGCGCCGAAGCTGGCTGAAGCCGGGCACGTGGCATCTCCGCACCCGCCTGGTCCTGGTGGCCATGGCGCTGCTCGTGGCCATCTGCGCTGCGATCGGCCTGTTCAGCTACGCCAGCATGGACGCATTTCTGACACGCCAGCTCGACGAGCAGCTCACCGGGGCCGCTGACAGGGCCCGGGACTTTGGCCGTCCGCCGCTCGGCGCCTCGGGCAACAAGCCGGATCCCCTCGAAGGCCGGGGCCAGCGCGTGGGCACTCTTGCCGGCAGGATCCAGGCGGGCAAGGTCACCGCAGGATTCCTGGCCTCCGATGCCACCCGCAAGGCACTCTCGGCGGCAGACAACCAGGTTCTCCTGGATCTGCGCCGCGACGGCGTCCCCGTCGACCGCACCCTCTCCACCGGGGCCTACCGGCTGGTTGCCGCCCAGACACCCTATGGCGATGTCATGGTGACAGGGCTCCCCCTGGCGGACAAGCAGAGCACCCTGACCTCGCTCGTCTGGACCATCACGATTGTCTCGCTGGGCGGCCTCGTATTGATCGGTCTGGCCGGGACGGTGCTCATCCGCCGCACCATGAAACCGCTGGAGCAGCTCTCCGAGGTGGCCACCCAGGTGTCGCGCCTGCCGCTGGACGCCGGTGAGGTGGCACTCGCCGTCCGCGTCCCGCCGTCGAACGCCCATCCGGGAACCGAAGTGGGCAGCGTTGGGCACGCCCTGAACCAGATGCTGGACAACGTCTCCAACGCGCTGGAAGCACGGCAGGAAAGCGAAATGAAGGTGCGGCAGTTCGTGGCGGACGCCTCCCACGAGCTCCGGACGCCGCTCACCGCCATCCGCGGCTACACGGAGCTGATGCGCATGACCGAAAAGTTCACCCCCGACGGCCAGCGGTCCCTTGCACGCGTGCAGAGCCAGTCGGAACGCATGACCGCCCTGGTGGAGGACCTCCTGCTGCTGGCACGGCTCGACGAGGGCCAGCCGCTAAAGCTCAGCGACGTTGACCTCACCCAGCTCGTCATCGAGACCGTCAGCGACGAAAAAGTCATGGCGCCGGACCGGGCGTGGCACCTCGACCTTCCCGAGGAACCCGTGTCGGTCCGGGGCGATGCCTCACAGCTGCACCAGGTCCTCGTGAACCTGCTCTCCAATGCCCGCAAGCACACCCCGCCTGGCACCACGGTGACCACCGGCGTGATGCGGTCGGCTGACGGCAGCGCTGTGATTACTGTCACGGACGACGGTGCCGGCATCCCGCCCGAATTCGTGGACAAGGTGTTCGCTCGCTTCGCCCGCGCAGACGCGTCACGGGCGACTCCGGCGCAGCCGCCCCTGGCGCCGGCATCCGCCGCGGCGAAGGGTTCCGGGGCCGGTGGCGCAACCGCGGGGATGGCCCTCCATACCGCGGCTGCACAGGGAGAAGCGGGGGTCGCGTCGGCAGAGGGAACGAGCGGCCTGGGCCTGTCCATCGTGCAGTCCATTGTGGAGGCGCACGGCGGCACAGTGGAAGTCACATCCCGGCCGGGCCGGACGGAGTTTGCCGTCCGGCTGCCCATGCAAGGCGCCGCGCCGGCGTCGTGA
- a CDS encoding response regulator transcription factor produces MATSHSMTNNLPQLTHPDGSPIRALVVDDEPSLSELMSMGLRMAGWSVAVAADGPEAVKLAKEFRPDVLVLDVMLPGFDGVELLGRIRAFAPEVPALFLTAKDAVQDRIVGLAAGGDDYVTKPFSMEEVLLRLHRLVQRSGVAAMDSAELVVGDLVLNLDTREVTRAGDELQLTATQFELLRYLMENPKRVVSKAQILDRVWNYDFGGQANIVELYISYLRKKVDAVHPPMIHTVRGAGYVIKPAE; encoded by the coding sequence ATGGCCACTTCGCACTCCATGACCAACAACCTTCCCCAGCTGACCCACCCGGATGGCTCCCCCATCCGCGCCCTTGTGGTTGACGACGAGCCGAGCCTCTCCGAACTCATGAGCATGGGCCTGCGCATGGCCGGCTGGTCGGTCGCCGTCGCTGCCGACGGCCCCGAGGCCGTGAAACTCGCCAAGGAGTTCCGCCCGGACGTGCTGGTGCTTGACGTGATGCTTCCCGGATTCGACGGCGTCGAGCTCCTGGGCAGGATCCGCGCCTTCGCGCCGGAAGTCCCGGCCCTGTTCCTCACCGCCAAGGACGCGGTGCAGGATCGCATCGTGGGCCTCGCCGCGGGCGGCGACGACTACGTCACCAAGCCGTTCAGCATGGAGGAGGTCCTGCTGCGCCTGCACCGTCTGGTCCAGCGCTCCGGGGTGGCCGCCATGGATTCCGCTGAGCTTGTGGTGGGCGACCTGGTCCTGAACCTCGACACGCGCGAAGTCACGCGCGCCGGCGACGAGCTGCAGCTGACCGCCACCCAGTTCGAGCTGCTGCGCTATCTCATGGAGAACCCCAAGCGCGTGGTCAGCAAGGCCCAGATCCTGGACCGGGTGTGGAACTACGACTTTGGCGGCCAGGCCAACATCGTCGAACTGTACATCTCCTACCTGCGCAAGAAGGTGGATGCCGTGCATCCGCCGATGATCCACACGGTCCGCGGCGCGGGCTATGTCATCAAGCCGGCAGAGTAG
- a CDS encoding SixA phosphatase family protein, which translates to MSAHHKKRLVLMRHAKADWPGGVADHERPLEERGHREAPLAGKWLLKHNIVPDFILCSSSLRTRQTCTWVCSELGEKAPTPKLEDGLYGASALRMLAVINHVPDTVTTLMVISHMPGVQDLAMHLASRDSNHDAYMDAATRFPTSGLTVLETEKPWAELDGQDARLTHFKVPRAH; encoded by the coding sequence ATGAGTGCGCACCATAAGAAGCGGCTGGTCCTGATGCGCCACGCCAAGGCCGACTGGCCGGGCGGGGTGGCGGACCACGAGCGTCCCCTGGAGGAACGCGGCCACCGCGAGGCTCCGCTTGCCGGTAAATGGCTGCTCAAGCACAACATCGTCCCGGATTTCATTCTGTGCTCGAGTTCCCTGCGGACGCGGCAGACATGCACGTGGGTGTGCAGTGAACTCGGTGAGAAGGCCCCGACGCCGAAACTTGAGGACGGCCTCTACGGCGCCTCTGCGCTGCGCATGCTTGCGGTCATCAACCACGTGCCCGACACCGTGACCACGCTGATGGTCATCTCCCACATGCCCGGCGTGCAGGATTTGGCCATGCACCTGGCGTCGCGGGATTCCAACCACGATGCCTATATGGATGCCGCCACGCGCTTTCCCACGAGCGGCCTGACCGTGCTGGAGACCGAGAAGCCCTGGGCCGAACTGGACGGCCAGGACGCCAGGCTCACGCACTTCAAGGTCCCGCGCGCACACTAG
- a CDS encoding D-alanyl-D-alanine carboxypeptidase family protein: MLNSVSARWRAGARRFAAAVVVLMMLSAGAQQATAAPSGEPLSTQVVSNPSHAWVLVNKSRPLNPRQFAPSDLVSSNGTGHLLRRQVAGALGQLFAGARAAGYSLEVISGYRSYASQSALYSSYVQMYGQAYADQISARPGYSEHQTGLAADIGNAGGGCGLTACFGTTPGGRWVAANAHRYGFVVRYPQGYSGITGYTYEPWHLRFVGVPLATDMKIRAIPTMEQYFAARPTIRSGADVLAADSSGVLWSYPANGRGGFGTRVRIGPGWSGLKAGFVADWNADGVNDIVAQWKTGTLAVYRGKLSGGFLSPLRVGSAGWQSMNITVGKWHNGQRYPGVVGTAADGAMYFYPNATGGALSTRLRLGQGFQGMKLTMADFDNDRRQDLLVTRATGELLLYRSDGAGKFAAEPRRRVGTGWNALVQSHASFGFQGPGTRGLTAKTTDGRLVYYSLGNSQFTGLRAVGPGWQSFNIFR, encoded by the coding sequence ATGCTGAATTCCGTATCCGCCCGGTGGCGGGCCGGTGCCCGGCGGTTCGCTGCCGCCGTCGTCGTTCTGATGATGCTGTCCGCCGGGGCGCAGCAGGCAACCGCGGCTCCTTCCGGTGAGCCGCTGTCCACGCAGGTGGTGTCGAACCCCAGCCATGCGTGGGTCCTCGTGAACAAGTCGCGCCCGCTGAATCCGCGGCAGTTCGCGCCGTCGGACCTCGTCAGCTCGAACGGCACCGGCCACCTGCTGCGGCGACAGGTCGCAGGTGCCCTGGGCCAGCTGTTCGCCGGGGCGCGCGCCGCCGGATATTCCCTGGAAGTCATCAGCGGCTACCGGTCCTACGCGTCCCAGAGTGCCCTGTATAGCTCCTACGTGCAGATGTACGGGCAGGCCTATGCCGACCAGATTTCGGCCAGGCCGGGCTACAGCGAGCACCAGACCGGCCTGGCGGCGGACATCGGCAACGCAGGCGGCGGCTGTGGCCTCACCGCCTGCTTCGGGACCACACCCGGCGGGCGCTGGGTGGCGGCGAACGCCCACCGCTACGGCTTCGTCGTGCGCTACCCGCAGGGATATTCCGGCATTACCGGCTACACATATGAGCCTTGGCACCTGAGATTTGTCGGCGTTCCACTGGCCACGGATATGAAGATCCGGGCCATTCCCACCATGGAGCAGTATTTTGCCGCCCGCCCCACCATCCGGAGCGGGGCCGACGTACTCGCTGCCGATTCCAGCGGCGTGCTCTGGTCCTATCCGGCCAACGGCCGCGGCGGCTTCGGCACGCGCGTCCGCATCGGACCGGGCTGGTCAGGCCTGAAGGCCGGCTTCGTCGCTGACTGGAATGCCGACGGCGTTAACGACATCGTGGCCCAGTGGAAGACCGGGACGCTCGCCGTGTACCGCGGCAAGCTCTCCGGCGGATTCCTCAGCCCCCTCCGCGTGGGCAGCGCCGGATGGCAGTCCATGAACATCACCGTGGGCAAATGGCACAACGGCCAGCGTTACCCGGGCGTGGTGGGCACCGCAGCCGACGGCGCCATGTACTTCTACCCGAACGCCACGGGCGGTGCGCTCAGCACGCGGCTTCGGCTCGGGCAGGGATTCCAGGGCATGAAACTGACCATGGCCGACTTCGACAATGACCGCCGCCAGGACCTGCTGGTCACCAGGGCGACCGGCGAACTCCTGCTCTACAGGTCCGACGGCGCCGGCAAGTTCGCTGCGGAACCCCGCCGCCGGGTGGGGACCGGGTGGAACGCGCTGGTCCAGTCCCACGCGTCGTTCGGGTTCCAAGGGCCGGGAACACGCGGACTCACTGCGAAAACCACCGATGGGCGCCTCGTGTACTACAGCCTGGGCAACAGCCAGTTCACCGGACTCCGGGCGGTTGGGCCAGGCTGGCAGTCGTTTAACATCTTCCGCTAG
- a CDS encoding TetR/AcrR family transcriptional regulator, with protein MSTLEADQEPVAPRKLRPGRTNATKQKLFEASMDLIGERGASGVTVDEIAAAAGVSKGTVYYNFGSKSDLIAQLLRHGVDILEARLLSVQGGTADPLAGMEAMIGQAMDFMAEYPSFARLWVGEQWRSPSEWQDTFAELRTRLLQVIGTAIESVAEQYPVDATISRGSLEAAVFGACFVVGLDRQTYNPERSRDQSVAAIMTIMRGYVLKGPDPQG; from the coding sequence ATGAGCACGCTGGAGGCGGACCAGGAACCCGTTGCACCGAGGAAGCTCCGCCCCGGCCGGACCAACGCCACCAAGCAAAAGCTGTTCGAGGCATCCATGGACCTGATCGGGGAACGCGGCGCGTCAGGTGTGACGGTGGACGAGATCGCCGCCGCGGCGGGCGTGTCCAAGGGGACCGTCTACTACAACTTCGGCAGCAAGTCCGACCTGATTGCCCAGCTGCTGCGGCACGGCGTGGACATCCTCGAGGCCAGGCTGCTCAGCGTGCAGGGCGGGACGGCCGATCCGCTGGCCGGCATGGAGGCGATGATCGGCCAGGCCATGGACTTCATGGCCGAGTATCCGTCCTTCGCCAGGCTGTGGGTGGGCGAACAGTGGCGCAGCCCGAGCGAATGGCAGGACACCTTCGCCGAGCTCCGGACCCGGCTGCTGCAGGTGATCGGCACGGCAATCGAAAGCGTTGCCGAGCAGTATCCGGTGGACGCCACCATTTCCCGGGGAAGCCTGGAAGCTGCCGTGTTTGGCGCCTGCTTTGTGGTGGGGCTGGATCGCCAGACGTACAACCCGGAACGGAGCCGTGACCAAAGCGTTGCAGCCATCATGACAATCATGCGCGGCTACGTGCTGAAGGGACCCGATCCTCAGGGATGA
- a CDS encoding YhgE/Pip family protein: protein MTVLRLARSELKRMTGGLLPKLTIMALTLVPLLYGAVYLYANWNPYGNLDRIDAALVVEDAGAATGNGVRLEAGQKVADNLLDGHVFNWQTVPTAAEADQGVSDGKYAFALKIPKDFSANLASPGSFDSATQAMLNVTTNDANNYLLSTIVDKLATAVHASVAKEVGAETANQLLTGFGTIHTQMVKAADGAVQLADGVTRLHDGTVTLHEGTGKLETGAADLHNGQVRLRDGANELSAGAGQLSGGLAELRDRTAGLPADSQRLADGAAQVAAGNAALNSKVQDAVGQLEAAENGLRGRLQESNNKLVAAGVLTQEQADKVLAEVDSAAASGPVSDARVKIQADAAQIQQLADGSAAVSAGAARLAAAAPALTGGISTASAGADRLAAGASTLAAGEQTAVDGSAALSAGAQTLDDGAAQLESGAGTAAAGAGKLADGLSQGAGKVPHPNDAQKSSLSAVMSDPVAVSNVSQAKAGSYGAGLAPFFMTLALWIGIFMLVQAMRPITQRALASNAPAWKIAVGGWLPFLAVSAVQASLLTVVVNVGLGLRPAHPWLMWLFLLAAAMAFSAIIQGVVALLGSPGKLVVLILLVLQLVSSGGTFPWQTTPEPLHAVHRVLPMGYVVDGMRHLVYGADLSLLPATVAGLFGYTLLGMALSTLAVRKNKFWTLKTLKPEIAV from the coding sequence GTGACTGTCCTGCGGCTGGCGCGCTCTGAACTCAAGCGCATGACCGGCGGGTTGCTGCCCAAGCTGACCATCATGGCGCTCACCCTGGTGCCGCTGCTCTACGGCGCGGTGTACCTGTATGCCAACTGGAATCCGTACGGCAACCTGGACCGGATCGACGCCGCACTCGTGGTGGAGGACGCCGGGGCGGCCACCGGCAACGGAGTGCGGCTGGAGGCCGGGCAGAAGGTGGCGGACAACCTCCTCGACGGGCACGTGTTCAACTGGCAGACGGTCCCCACCGCCGCCGAGGCGGACCAGGGCGTCAGTGACGGCAAGTACGCATTCGCGCTCAAGATCCCCAAGGACTTCTCCGCCAACCTCGCCTCGCCCGGCAGCTTCGATTCGGCGACCCAGGCCATGCTCAACGTCACCACGAACGACGCCAACAATTACCTGCTGAGCACCATCGTGGACAAGCTGGCCACGGCCGTGCATGCGTCGGTGGCCAAGGAAGTCGGCGCGGAAACCGCCAACCAGCTCCTCACCGGGTTTGGCACCATCCACACCCAAATGGTGAAGGCGGCCGACGGTGCCGTCCAGCTGGCCGACGGCGTCACCCGCCTGCACGACGGCACGGTCACCCTCCATGAGGGAACCGGGAAACTGGAAACCGGGGCCGCCGACCTTCACAACGGCCAGGTCAGGCTCCGTGACGGGGCAAACGAGCTTTCGGCCGGCGCCGGACAGCTGAGCGGAGGGCTGGCGGAACTGCGGGACAGGACGGCCGGGCTTCCGGCGGACTCTCAGCGCCTCGCAGACGGTGCCGCGCAGGTTGCGGCAGGAAACGCGGCGCTGAACAGCAAGGTGCAGGACGCTGTCGGGCAGCTCGAGGCTGCTGAAAACGGTCTCCGCGGCCGGCTGCAGGAGTCCAACAACAAGCTGGTGGCCGCCGGTGTCCTGACCCAGGAACAGGCGGACAAGGTGCTCGCGGAAGTTGATTCCGCGGCGGCCTCCGGCCCGGTCAGCGATGCCAGGGTGAAAATCCAGGCGGACGCCGCGCAGATCCAGCAGCTTGCAGACGGATCAGCTGCGGTCAGTGCCGGCGCGGCGCGCCTGGCCGCCGCCGCACCGGCTTTGACCGGCGGCATCTCCACCGCGTCCGCCGGGGCAGACCGGCTGGCCGCCGGAGCCTCGACGCTCGCTGCCGGTGAGCAGACAGCGGTGGACGGTTCCGCTGCCCTGTCGGCAGGTGCCCAAACGCTCGACGACGGTGCGGCGCAGCTGGAGAGCGGAGCGGGCACCGCCGCGGCGGGGGCCGGGAAACTGGCCGACGGGCTGTCCCAAGGAGCCGGCAAGGTCCCCCACCCCAATGACGCGCAAAAGAGCAGCCTCTCGGCTGTGATGTCCGATCCCGTGGCCGTCAGCAACGTCTCGCAGGCAAAGGCCGGCTCCTACGGTGCAGGACTCGCTCCCTTCTTCATGACCCTGGCCCTGTGGATCGGCATCTTCATGCTGGTCCAGGCCATGCGGCCCATCACCCAGCGCGCCCTGGCTTCCAATGCGCCCGCCTGGAAGATCGCCGTCGGGGGCTGGCTTCCGTTTCTGGCGGTATCCGCCGTGCAGGCAAGCCTGCTCACGGTGGTCGTCAACGTGGGCCTGGGACTGCGTCCTGCCCATCCGTGGCTGATGTGGCTGTTCCTGCTGGCCGCCGCCATGGCGTTCAGCGCCATCATCCAGGGCGTAGTGGCACTGCTCGGTTCGCCAGGGAAGCTCGTGGTGCTCATCCTGCTCGTGCTGCAGCTGGTCTCCTCCGGCGGCACTTTCCCGTGGCAGACCACACCGGAGCCGCTGCACGCCGTCCACCGGGTCCTGCCCATGGGTTACGTGGTGGATGGGATGCGGCACCTGGTCTACGGCGCGGACCTGTCCCTGCTCCCGGCCACCGTGGCGGGGCTCTTTGGCTACACTTTGCTGGGGATGGCCCTTTCGACGCTGGCCGTCCGCAAGAACAAGTTCTGGACCCTCAAGACCCTGAAACCGGAGATCGCCGTATGA
- a CDS encoding ABC transporter ATP-binding protein, whose amino-acid sequence MLCARQPSVKGRRLDLLPPTSLQVARGELLLVTGDRQDQRTALALVLSGRMRPDGGTVSWDGSAGIRPLRRASALVDSPGVTEPEQHLSVADLVTEDLALVPRRYRGALLSKPWLKVNRFEDVAGLWTEQLPPARRTELLTALALANPGTDLLVVDSPDRHGADPAGWLPRLSELAYDGGRPLAVVATVTALPDGWTGPSAAIGNADRRPSPGSFCTDNGPKTPPKSKYVDKNSSLASEVAK is encoded by the coding sequence TTGCTCTGCGCACGACAGCCCAGCGTGAAAGGCCGGCGGCTCGACCTCCTGCCACCGACCTCCCTGCAGGTAGCCCGCGGCGAACTGCTGCTGGTGACCGGCGACCGCCAGGACCAGAGGACGGCCCTCGCGCTGGTCCTCAGCGGCCGGATGAGGCCCGACGGCGGCACTGTCAGCTGGGACGGCTCGGCCGGGATCAGGCCGCTGCGGCGCGCCAGTGCGCTGGTGGACTCCCCCGGCGTCACCGAACCCGAACAGCACCTGAGCGTCGCGGATCTCGTCACGGAGGATCTGGCCCTGGTTCCCCGCCGTTACCGTGGGGCCCTGCTCAGCAAGCCGTGGCTGAAGGTCAACCGTTTCGAGGATGTCGCCGGCCTGTGGACGGAGCAGTTGCCGCCGGCCCGCCGCACCGAGCTCCTCACGGCGCTGGCCCTCGCCAACCCCGGCACGGACCTCCTCGTCGTGGACTCCCCCGACCGTCACGGCGCCGACCCCGCCGGCTGGCTGCCGCGGCTCAGCGAACTGGCGTACGACGGCGGCCGGCCCCTCGCCGTCGTCGCAACCGTTACTGCCCTCCCGGACGGCTGGACCGGACCGTCCGCGGCAATCGGCAACGCGGACCGCCGCCCCTCCCCTGGGAGTTTTTGTACAGATAATGGCCCCAAAACACCCCCGAAGTCCAAATATGTGGACAAAAACTCCAGCCTGGCAAGCGAGGTAGCCAAGTGA
- a CDS encoding dihydrolipoyl dehydrogenase family protein gives MPRLVEREFDVIVIGAGAAGENAADRVVQGGLTAVLVEAELVGGECSYWACMPSKALLRPGTALHGAQAVPGASEAVTGTLDAAAVLTGRDSFASHWQDASQVEWVEGAGIELIRGRARITGERAVKVAGLDGDDYALTARHAVVLANGSTPNQPPVDGLSEVEYWGTREATSAKEVPKRLGVLGGGVAGTELAQAFARLGSAVTLVARSGLLRNFPAEAAELVAAGLRADGVELRVDTKTRSVHRNSDGSLTLTLDGGDTVTVDKLLVSTGRRPALDGLGLESVGLSASDGKPLAIRTDSTGLVAEAARNGGGPWLYAVGDAAGKALLTHQGKYEARATGAAIAARAKGELRGEPEPWSRYAQTADEHAIPNVVFTDPELANVGRSLQQARKDGYSASSVELPIAVAGSSLHASNYEGWAQLVVDEDRKVLLGATFAGPDVAELLHAATIAVVGEVPLDRLWHAVPSYPTISEVWLRLLEKYGL, from the coding sequence ATGCCACGTCTTGTTGAACGCGAATTCGATGTCATTGTGATCGGCGCCGGCGCCGCGGGCGAAAATGCCGCGGACCGGGTGGTGCAGGGAGGCCTGACGGCGGTCCTCGTGGAAGCCGAACTGGTGGGCGGCGAATGCTCCTACTGGGCCTGCATGCCGTCCAAGGCGTTGCTCCGCCCGGGCACCGCACTGCACGGGGCCCAGGCAGTTCCCGGCGCCAGCGAAGCCGTGACCGGAACGCTCGACGCGGCCGCGGTCCTCACAGGGCGCGACTCCTTCGCGTCCCACTGGCAGGACGCCAGCCAGGTGGAATGGGTGGAGGGCGCGGGCATCGAACTGATCCGCGGCCGGGCACGGATCACCGGCGAGCGGGCCGTAAAAGTAGCCGGGCTGGACGGTGACGACTATGCACTCACGGCGCGTCACGCCGTCGTCCTTGCCAACGGCTCCACGCCCAACCAGCCACCCGTCGACGGGCTGTCCGAGGTTGAGTACTGGGGCACGCGGGAGGCGACCTCGGCAAAGGAGGTCCCCAAGCGGCTTGGCGTGCTGGGCGGCGGCGTCGCCGGCACGGAGCTTGCCCAGGCCTTTGCCCGCCTCGGGTCCGCGGTCACGCTGGTGGCGCGCAGCGGGCTGCTGCGGAACTTCCCGGCTGAGGCTGCGGAACTGGTGGCCGCCGGCCTGCGGGCCGACGGAGTGGAGCTCCGGGTCGACACCAAGACCCGCAGCGTCCACAGGAATTCGGATGGTTCCCTGACGCTCACGCTCGACGGCGGCGACACCGTCACGGTGGACAAGCTGCTGGTGTCCACCGGCCGGCGGCCCGCATTGGACGGACTCGGGCTGGAGAGCGTGGGGCTGTCGGCCAGCGACGGCAAGCCCCTGGCCATCCGCACGGACTCGACCGGCCTGGTGGCGGAAGCGGCGCGCAACGGCGGCGGTCCGTGGCTGTACGCGGTGGGCGACGCGGCGGGCAAGGCCCTGCTCACCCACCAGGGCAAATACGAGGCCCGGGCCACCGGGGCAGCCATTGCAGCCCGGGCCAAGGGCGAGCTTCGCGGGGAACCCGAGCCGTGGAGCCGGTACGCGCAGACGGCCGACGAACACGCCATTCCCAACGTGGTGTTCACGGACCCCGAGCTGGCCAACGTCGGCAGATCGCTGCAGCAGGCCCGCAAGGATGGCTACAGCGCATCGTCGGTGGAGCTGCCCATCGCCGTGGCGGGTTCCTCCCTGCACGCCAGCAACTATGAGGGCTGGGCACAGCTCGTGGTGGATGAGGACCGCAAGGTGCTCCTGGGCGCCACGTTCGCCGGGCCGGACGTCGCCGAACTCCTGCATGCCGCGACGATCGCCGTCGTCGGGGAGGTTCCGCTTGACCGGCTCTGGCACGCAGTGCCCTCCTATCCAACCATCAGCGAGGTCTGGCTGCGCCTGCTGGAGAAGTACGGCCTCTAA
- a CDS encoding FadR/GntR family transcriptional regulator, which yields MQPSNVVPPARFSAQARLRALQSDIMELILDRELEPGDALPTENELCLALGVGRNTLRESLKVLQALGVIEIRHGFGMFVAPSNFESLADGLIFRGRLSLRHHGLEARQLVDVRQALEAGLIGSAMDEMTAEQLSAIEESVISMERSAAAGEPFVEADAEFHRRLFEPLNNELLLNLLGVFWKVYRKIYTEVGPGVEDLPALAAVHRNIFSAVAAGDKALAARELTHHFNGFRRRILEAVGE from the coding sequence ATGCAGCCCTCCAACGTGGTTCCGCCGGCCCGCTTCAGCGCCCAGGCCCGCCTGCGCGCCCTGCAGTCGGACATCATGGAACTGATCCTGGACCGCGAACTGGAGCCCGGAGATGCCCTGCCCACCGAAAACGAGCTGTGCTTGGCCCTCGGGGTGGGCCGGAACACTTTGCGGGAGTCGCTGAAGGTCCTGCAGGCGCTGGGGGTCATCGAGATCCGCCACGGCTTCGGCATGTTCGTCGCGCCCAGCAATTTCGAGTCCCTCGCCGACGGCCTGATTTTCCGCGGGCGGCTGTCCCTGCGGCACCACGGCCTGGAAGCGCGGCAGCTGGTGGACGTCCGCCAGGCGCTGGAGGCGGGCCTCATCGGCAGCGCGATGGATGAGATGACGGCCGAACAGCTGTCCGCCATCGAGGAGTCCGTGATCAGCATGGAGCGGAGCGCGGCAGCAGGGGAGCCCTTCGTGGAAGCCGATGCCGAATTCCACCGCCGGCTCTTTGAACCCCTGAACAATGAACTGCTGCTCAACCTGCTGGGCGTCTTTTGGAAGGTCTACCGCAAGATCTACACCGAGGTTGGACCCGGGGTGGAGGACCTTCCTGCGCTCGCTGCAGTGCACCGGAACATTTTTTCGGCCGTCGCCGCCGGGGACAAGGCACTGGCAGCCCGCGAGCTGACTCACCACTTCAACGGATTCCGCAGGCGGATACTTGAGGCCGTTGGCGAATAG